Genomic window (Lutra lutra chromosome 17, mLutLut1.2, whole genome shotgun sequence):
cctcaaactcaacacccaaaaaacagataatcatgtcaaaaaatgggcagaagacatgaacagacacttctccaaagaagatagacaaatggctaacagacacatgaaaaaatgttcataatcattagccatcagggatattcaaatcaaaaccacattgcaataccacctcacaccagtaagaatggccaaaattaacaagacaggaaacaacaagtgttggagaggatgtggagaaaggggaaccctcctacactgttggtgggaatgcaagttggtgcagccactctggaaaacagtgtggagattccttaaaattaaaagtaaggctaccctgtgaccctgcaattgcactactgggtattgaccccaaagatacagatgtagtaaaaagaagggtcatctgtatcccaatgtttatagcagcaatgtccatgatagtcaaactgtggaaagaaccaagatgcccttcaacggacgaatggataaggaagacgtggtccatatacactatggagtattatgcctccatcagaaaggatgaatccccaacttttgtagcaacatggacgggactggaggagattatgctgagtgaaataagtcaagcagagaaagtcaattatcatatggcttcacttatttgtgaagcataaggaataacatggaggacattgggaactggagagaagggagttgggggaaatcggagggggagatgaaccatgagagactgtggactctgagaaacaaactgagagttttagaggggagggggatgggggttgggagaccctggtggtgggtattaaggatggcacggattgcatggagcactgggtgtggtgcataaacaatgaattctggaacacggaaaaataaaacataatttaaaaaattaaatttaaaaattaaatttaaattaaattaaaaaagtttttaaattaaaaaaaattaaataataatgataaaaagacCTGGGAGTGCCCAGAGCTTGTTCCCCGCAAGGACTGTGTGAATCCAGTCTAACCCCAATGCATACAGGAGAGAGAGGACTGGTTTCTGAGTCTGGCGTCCCTGTCACCCGAGTTCCCTTTGTCATCATCTGCAGGTGCTGCTCTAGAAGGTATGAGAAGCAGACACAGGGACACTGGACCAGCGACCACACACAACACAGAGTGGACACCAGTGCACACGGACATGGGGTGCAGCCTCCCTGGGGACTCCCTCCTTGCTCTCAGTTGTGCACCGAGGGGCATGGAGGTTCCCAGGTgagcacaggggtgggggcagcagagcGGTGACTGCAGGCGGGGAGGCTTCTGTCCAGGAGAGTGTACCAGGGGCTGACAACACCATGAGATTCTGCTATGTAGGGACAGGAGGTGAGTGGGAGGCGCTGTCCACTCACCCTCGTCCTCACTCACCCCCGATGCAGCCACTACTCCTTACTCTGCTGAGACTGCAGGATGGGGGACCCCGGGTGCACACTGTGGATCTTCCCAACCTCTCCAGGGCAGGACCCTCCTCTGTGGAGCCCCTGTGATACCCACATGTGTTACTGTGTAAGGCTTTCCTGAGATGTTTGTCCTGAGCTGAGAGAGCTCAGACGGGACAAGGTCAGGGCCGCTCACCTGAGACCAGGACTCCAGGGGATCACTGGGCTGTGACAATACACTGGGGAGGCGCATGTGCCAGCCAGCGCCTCCAGAGGACCCTGAACTGAGAGTCAGCTCAGACCCCGCTCCCCATGGACCCACCCACCAAGGCGGACAGAGACCCTCACTCACCCTCAGAGTCTCTGGGGTCAGTAAGGGTGAGGCACTGGGCCTGCTGAGCTCCGCACTGCACCTGGCTGCACCTCCCCCActgggcccctccccctccctctgccatgaCCAACCCAGCCCCTCTCACCAGCCTCAGAGCTCCTGGAGCCCCATCGTCCCCCTGGCATCTCTGAGAGCCTAGAAGAAAAGTCCCTGGAGAGCAGCCCCTGTGACTCACCATCTGCTGAGCCTGGCCCTGTGGTCTGGGGGCCCGTGGTTGGGGGGCCGGGGTCCATAGAGGGTCCTGGGTAAAAGACAGGAGTGTGGAGGGGCTGGAGCTTGCCCTGAGACCCTGTCTCTGCTCACACTCTTCCTCCTCATGTGCCCTGTGACCCCCAAGCTCCTCCTCTCCCAGGAGAATCctgggactggggtgagggaCGGGCAAGCGTGGGAGGACCCGTTTCCCTCCTGCACCATGAGGGTTGGACCCCTCTGCGGACCCTCTCTTGGAGCCCCTCACTCCCATCCTAGACCAGACCCCtcctggtcccagggccctgaagaCAATGTTGGGACACAGAAAGGACAGGGTTAGGGCCACTCACCTGAGACCAGGAGCTCCAGGGGGTCACTGGCCTGTGACAACAGGTAGGGGGAGGTGCTGGTGGAGCCGTAGCACCTGTAGGTCCCCCCGTGGGCTGAGGTCACAGGACTCATGGGGAATTCAGCCTGGTGCTGCCCAGCTCGGTACTGTGATCTAAGACGCAGCGGGGGATGGGCTGCCCCCTCcttggagagaaggaaagtgTCCACAGGGCTCCGTGACTGACACAGCAGGGTCACATTCTCTCCTGGGGCCACCGTGGGTCCCGGCTGCACCAAGAGAGAGGGTGTGTAGGGCAGTTGTCCTAGAGAGAGGAAGGGCGGGTGAGGGGCTGTCCAGCCCTTGATCTGAActgagtgtgtctgtgtcctcCGAATCTGTCCCTTCTTATCCccggctctctctgtctctttcttcctggggACCCCACACTTTTGGTCTCGGCCACCACCACCTGGGGCTCCCCTGGCAGGACCTGTGCAGAGTCTGGAGTCCTGACTGACACCGTGAGACCTCACCTGCGAGCAGGATGTCCAGGGGGTCACTAGGGGCCGACCACTCGGAGGAGAGGTTGTGTCCACCGTAGCACATGTACCGGCCCCCGTGGGAGGGTCTCACCAGGCCCAGATAGAAGTTTGCCCCGGAGAGCCCAGGCTGGGTCTGCCGGCCAAACCGCCGTGGAAGGTCAGGTGCCCCCTCCTTGGACAGAGCGAATCTGTCGTAGCCGACATCAGAGTGACACTGGAGGGTCAGCCTCTGTCCAGAGGTCACGACAGGGCCCTGCTGGGTCAGGAGGGAGGGCTTCCCCGACACACCTGGGAGAGACCAGCTGTGGAAGGCAGGGGCTGCTTCTCCCCAaacctcccttctcctgtcctgATCCACGAGTCTCACCATCCATCACCGTCAGTGACGCTGACCTGCGAGTCCCCGTGGTCCCCTCACCCACCCTCTCATTGGGGCTCCCCTGGGAGCAGAGTCCCCGTTAACCTGTCTGGTGCCTCAAAACACGGATGGGGCACCAGTCAGACTTTCTCACCTGAGACCAGCAGCTCCAGGGGGTCACTGGGGGCCGACCACACCTGGGGGGTGTTGCTGTAATAGCCGTAGCATCGGAACGTCCACCTGAGGCTGGGGGTCACGGGGCCCACAGGGAACAGGGCCTGGGTCCCCCCATGGGGGGCTGGCCTGGAGACCAGGGTCCAGGAGGGCTGaccttctccttccttcatcAGGACAAACCTGTGGAATCCCATCCGTGAGGCACAAAGGAGGGTCACGTTCCCTCCTGAGGTCACgacagggctgggcagggctgagaGGCTGGATTTGCCCTGGGATCctaggagagaaggagggggtggTGTTAAATGGGGCTCAGACCCCCCACATTATCCCCAGGCTGGGCTGTGAGAGGGAGACACCTGAGAGCCCTCCCCcttcctgagggcagagcctggggctgggaccCTGAGTGGGCTCCCACCTGTCATCACCACCAGCTCCAGGGGGTCACTGGGCTCTGACCAGCCAGTGGGACTGAGATAGTCACAGCGGTATCTTCCTGCATATACGTCTGCCATGTGTGTGATGGGGAAGTTGACCTTGTCTTTGGATCCCAGTGGCTTCTGTCTGTCCCAGGTCTCTAACTTCCCCTCTTTATGCAGGCGGTACTCCTGGGCCTCCAGGCTCCCCTGACACCAGATGGTCACAGATGTCCCCCAAGGTATCACAGAGCTTGGCGCAGCCCAGACAGTGGGTCTGGAGAGGGTCCctggaaggaaacagaggctgggacacagaccttccccacccccaggtcccaGCTCGGCCCCAAGCCCCCAGACATCCCCCTCGGTCAGCCCAGAACTTCTGTTCTCCATCCCCTGCTGCCTGGTGGGTGACTCCTGTCTCCAGTGAGGAGATGGGACTGGGACCCCTGGAGTCAACTCACCTGTCTGTGCTTGGGTCCTGGAGCCCAGACTCAGCCCTGGAAGAGAGTCCCTGTGAGAGGTTTGCCCTGAATGCTAGCAGATCCCCTCCTCCCGTGAGCCTCCTGAGCCTGGGGTCTCCGACAGACCAGGGCCTGTCTGTGGGGCGAGTCCCTCCCAGACTAGGGTGTCCCCTCTTCTCCTCAGATCTCACCGAGACAGAGCAGGGCTGTGAGTGTGGGGGCCATGGCGTCTCCTCTCTCTGGTTTCGGCTGTGCAGATGGAGGGTCGACTGTGACcgcaggacagacagacacaccgGGTGTGGTCACGGGGAGGCCAGTCTTGCCTGTCACAGGGTTGTCACGTCAGCAGTCCAAGAGGAAGAGGAAcgcccctccccaggcccagtcTGTCTCTGGTGTCCATGACGGTGCAACGGGTGGACCTCGACGCTTCCTGAGATGCCCCATCCGGGTGAGGAGACCAGGGCAGGTCCTTCCATCCCAGAGCCTCCCCCATGGGTCTCCTTCATCCCCAGCACACCCCTGGTCCTCACCATGGATGGGTCCCCAGACCCAGGGTTGCTGGGTGGTTTGTGGGTTCCTGCTGTGCTGGGGAGCTCATGTCAGCACAGACACTCATGTGATATCTCTGaatggctcaggtcaaggtcatGGTGACAATGAGCCCAGAGGAGAGATACGGGCACATAGGGAAGGGAACACTACCCCGCTCATGGCCCGGAGTGtgggctctctttctgtctcagccTCCAAGGACTTCTCTGTTTTGCTCTGTCACTGTCCACCTCCGGCCTTGCTGGGAACATCCCAGACC
Coding sequences:
- the LOC125088831 gene encoding leukocyte immunoglobulin-like receptor subfamily A member 6, whose protein sequence is MAPTLTALLCLGLSLGSRTQAQTGTLSRPTVWAAPSSVIPWGTSVTIWCQGSLEAQEYRLHKEGKLETWDRQKPLGSKDKVNFPITHMADVYAGRYRCDYLSPTGWSEPSDPLELVVMTGSQGKSSLSALPSPVVTSGGNVTLLCASRMGFHRFVLMKEGEGQPSWTLVSRPAPHGGTQALFPVGPVTPSLRWTFRCYGYYSNTPQVWSAPSDPLELLVSGVSGKPSLLTQQGPVVTSGQRLTLQCHSDVGYDRFALSKEGAPDLPRRFGRQTQPGLSGANFYLGLVRPSHGGRYMCYGGHNLSSEWSAPSDPLDILLAGQLPYTPSLLVQPGPTVAPGENVTLLCQSRSPVDTFLLSKEGAAHPPLRLRSQYRAGQHQAEFPMSPVTSAHGGTYRCYGSTSTSPYLLSQASDPLELLVSGLDPRDYTVENVTRMGVAALILVVLGILLLEAQHSKRRTPDTARS